CGCCGCCATCCAGCGTTCCAGCGCGAACGCCAGCGCGATCAGCAATGCCAACCACGGCCGCAGGTCACGCGGCGTGGGCGGATACGCGGCAAGGCCTGTCGTCGGCGCGAACTCGTCCGCGGTGATGCGCGCAGGCGCCGGCAGCGGCCGTGCCAGCGCGCGCAGGCGCGCCGGAAACGCGGGATCGAGCACGGCAGGCAGATGCGCCGGGTCGAGCGCCCGCGTGAAGCGGATGCAGGTCGCCGCGGCGCAGGGCGCGCGCTCGGCCAGTATCCCGCCATCGGCATCGCGCCAGGCAGGCTGCCAGTCGGCCCCGGGATCGCGCGGCGTGGCAGGCCCGAGCAGCAACACGCCACCGGCTGCGTGCGCCAGCACGCCGGAGGCAGGTGTGCCCTCCCCCCACCATGCCGCCAGGGCACCGGTGCGCAACGCCGCCCCGGTGGCCGGCGTCGCCAAGGCATCCGCATCATCGGGTCGCCACGCGCGTGCCACGGCCCGAAGTACGCGCAGCGACGGATCGTCGCCGGCGATGGCCAGCACGTCGAGCGGTGGCGCCTCGGACGCCTGTGGCTCCGCGGCGTCCGCGTGCGACGGAACCGTTCGCCAGTCGACCACACGCGACAGCGCGACCGTGCCGCCGTCGGCGCGGTCGATCACCTCGGGCGCGACGACGGTCAACGTGGTCCCGGCCGGCAGGGTCATGTCCAGTTCGCGCAGCAAGCTGGAGACGCTTGCGGGCTCCGGCTCCGGTGCATTGGGCCCTTCGATCGGCGGGAACCCCGGTGCAAGCCAGCGCGGCGGCGCATCGCCGTCGGCAACAACCGGAATCGCATCTTCGACGACGCCCGGCACGACCACGGTCCAGTGCGCCGGTGGGCGCGCCCCGTGCAGCACCGGCCAGGCCAGCCACAGCGCCAGCAACGCCAGCAGCAGCAGGCGCATCAGCAGCAGTGGCCAGTCGTCGAAGCGCAGGCGCCGGCGCGGCCTGGGCTTCTCGCGGAGCCAGCGCAGCGCCGCGAATGGCGTCGGCCGGGTCGCGTCGCGTCGCGCCAGATGCAGCAGCAGCGGCAGCAGCCAGGCGGCCAGTGCCGCGAGAGCGACGGGTGCAAGCAGGCCGACGCTCATCGCGCGCGATCGCCGAACAGGACCTGCAGCACCTGCGACGGCGAGCGGTCGATCACATGCGTCGCATGGCGGATGCCGGCTGCCGCCAGCCGCGCGGCCAGTAGGCGCTGCGCCTCGGCGAAGCGCGCGAGGTAACCGGCGCGCAGCCCAGGCCCGTCCCCGAGCAGGGACTCGCCCGCTTCTGGCTCCACGAAGCGGCGGCCGTCGGCGAACGGGAAATCGCGCTCGTCGGCGGTGAGCAGCTGGATCGTGATGACC
The genomic region above belongs to Luteimonas chenhongjianii and contains:
- a CDS encoding BatA domain-containing protein, whose translation is MSVGLLAPVALAALAAWLLPLLLHLARRDATRPTPFAALRWLREKPRPRRRLRFDDWPLLLMRLLLLALLALWLAWPVLHGARPPAHWTVVVPGVVEDAIPVVADGDAPPRWLAPGFPPIEGPNAPEPEPASVSSLLRELDMTLPAGTTLTVVAPEVIDRADGGTVALSRVVDWRTVPSHADAAEPQASEAPPLDVLAIAGDDPSLRVLRAVARAWRPDDADALATPATGAALRTGALAAWWGEGTPASGVLAHAAGGVLLLGPATPRDPGADWQPAWRDADGGILAERAPCAAATCIRFTRALDPAHLPAVLDPAFPARLRALARPLPAPARITADEFAPTTGLAAYPPTPRDLRPWLALLIALAFALERWMAASPRRNRTA